The following are encoded together in the Glycine soja cultivar W05 chromosome 5, ASM419377v2, whole genome shotgun sequence genome:
- the LOC114412825 gene encoding flavonoid 3',5'-methyltransferase-like isoform X3, producing the protein MNVPVDEAQFVSILLKIMNAKKTLEIGVFTGYSLLATALALPHDGKITAIDVNRKTYEIGLPFIQKAGMEHKIDFILGDALSVLNDLINDKHEDSFDYVFVDADKAEYIKYHELVLKLVKKGGIIAYDNTLYFGTVAMPEEDVKWDILRQNRKPLIEFNNFIANDSRLESAIVSIGDGVTLCRRL; encoded by the exons ATGAATGTGCCAGTGGATGAAGCGCAGTTCGTATCTATTCTGCTTAAAATCATGAATGCGAAGAAAACACTGGAAATTGGAGTATTCACTGGCTATTCTCTTCTTGCCACAGCTCTTGCTCTGCCTCATGATGGCAAG ATAACAGCAATTGATGTAAATAGAAAAACATACGAGATTGGATTGCCATTCATTCAAAAGGCAGGaatggagcacaaaattgactTTATCCTTGGTGATGCATTATCAGTTCTCAACGATCTTATTAAT GATAAGCATGAAGACTCATTTGACTATGTATTTGTGGATGCGGATAAAGCAGAATACATAAAATATCACGAGTTGGTGTTAAAATTGGTGAAAAAGGGTGGAATAATTGCATATGACAACACTTTATATTTTGGTACAGTTGCTATGCCTGAGGAAGACGTAAAGTGGGATATTCTGAGGCAGAATAGAAAGCCTTTGATTGAATTCAACAACTTTATAGCAAACGATTCTCGCTTGGAATCAGCAATTGTTTCTATTGGGGATGGCGTAACCCTGTGTAGACGTCTGTGA
- the LOC114412826 gene encoding cytochrome P450 78A5-like yields MKPTATFFFLLPSTTLVVCLCLGIGTTTLFITLLAISLNYWLVPGGFAWRNYDYYQTKKKLTGPMGWPILGTLPLMGSLAHQKLAALATSLNAKRLMALSLGPTPVVISSHPETAREILLGSSFSDRPIKESARALMFERAIGFAHSGTYWRHLRRIAAFHMFSPRRIHGLEGLRQRVGDDMVKSAWREMGEKGVVEVRRVFQEGSLCNILESVFGSNDKSEELRDMVREGYELIAMFNLEDYFPFKFLDFHGVKRRCHKLAAKVGSVVGQIVEERKRDGGFVGKNDFLSTLLSLPKEERLADSDLVAILWEMVFRGTDTVAILLEWVMARMVLHQDLQKKAREEIDTCVGQNSHVRDSDIANLPYLQAIVKEVLRLHPPGPLLSWARLAVHDVHVDKVLVPAGTTAMVNMWAISHDSSIWEDPWAFKPERFLKEDVSIMGSDLRLAPFGAGRRVCPGRALGLATAHLWLAQLLRHFIWLPAQTVDLSECLRLSMEMKTPLRCLVVRR; encoded by the exons ATGAAACCCACGGCAacattcttctttctccttccttCAACAACACTCGTTGTTTGTCTTTGCCTTGGAATTGGAACAACCACCCTCTTTATAACCCTCCTCGCAATTTCCCTTAACTACTGGCTTGTCCCTGGAGGCTTTGCATGGAGAAACTATGACTAttatcaaaccaaaaaaaaacttactggGCCTATGGGCTGGCCCATACTCGGGACTCTGCCTCTCATGGGCTCTTTAGCTCACCAAAAACTTGCGGCTTTAGCCACTTCGCTGAACGCAAAGAGGTTAATGGCGCTGAGTCTGGGCCCCACTCCCGTTGTTATAAGCAGCCACCCCGAGACCGCTAGAGAAATCTTGTTGGGTTCATCGTTTTCGGATCGTCCGATAAAAGAATCGGCACGCGCTCTCATGTTCGAGCGTGCCATTGGTTTCGCTCATTCAGGAACCTACTGGCGGCACCTACGTAGGATCGCGGCGTTTCATATGTTCTCTCCGAGGAGGATTCATGGCTTGGAGGGTCTCCGACAACGCGTGGGTGACGACATGGTGAAGAGCGCGTGGAGGGAGATGGGGGAGAAGGGGGTGGTGGAGGTTCGGAGGGTATTTCAGGAAGGGTCACTTTGTAATATTTTGGAGAGTGTTTTTGGAAGTAACGATAAGAGTGAGGAGTTGAGGGATATGGTTAGGGAAGGGTACGAGTTGATTGCGATGTTTAACTTGGAGGATTATTTTCCCTTCAAGTTTTTGGATTTTCATGGGGTGAAGAGAAGGTGCCACAAGTTGGCGGCTAAGGTTGGTAGTGTGGTGGGCCAAATTGTGGAGGAACGAAAAAGAGATGGTGGTTTTGTTGGGAAGAATGATTTTCTTAGCACTTTGCTATCCTTGCCCAAAGAAGAAAGATTGGCTGATTCAGATCTGGTGGCTATTCTGTGG GAAATGGTATTTCGAGGAACAGACACAGTTGCAATACTCCTTGAATGGGTTATGGCAAGGATGGTTTTACACCAAGACTTACAAAAGAAAGCCCGCGAAGAAATCGACACGTGCGTCGGCCAAAACAGTCACGTGCGAGACTCGGATATTGCGAATCTCCCTTACCTCCAGGCCATAGTGAAAGAAGTTCTCCGGCTGCACCCACCAGGCCCGCTACTATCATGGGCTCGCCTTGCGGTCCATGATGTCCATGTGGACAAAGTCCTCGTGCCAGCTGGCACAACAGCAATGGTTAACATGTGGGCCATTTCGCATGACTCGTCCATCTGGGAAGACCCATGGGCTTTCAAGCCCGAGAGGTTCCTCAAAGAAGATGTTTCCATCATGGGATCGGACTTGAGGCTTGCACCCTTCGGGGCTGGACGTAGGGTGTGTCCGGGCCGGGCCTTGGGCTTGGCCACGGCCCATCTCTGGCTCGCGCAACTTCTTCGCCACTTCATATGGCTTCCCGCACAGACCGTGGATCTTTCCGAATGCCTTAGGCTTTCCATGGAAATGAAGACACCTCTGCGATGCCTAGTGGTTcgtagataa
- the LOC114412825 gene encoding flavonoid 3',5'-methyltransferase-like isoform X1, producing MSGDLAYKSILQSSALMKYIFETSAYPKEHEQLKLLRETTVQKCQENSEYIMNVPVDEAQFVSILLKIMNAKKTLEIGVFTGYSLLATALALPHDGKITAIDVNRKTYEIGLPFIQKAGMEHKIDFILGDALSVLNDLINDKHEDSFDYVFVDADKAEYIKYHELVLKLVKKGGIIAYDNTLYFGTVAMPEEDVKWDILRQNRKPLIEFNNFIANDSRLESAIVSIGDGVTLCRRL from the exons TACATCTTTGAAACGAGTGCCTATCCAAAAGAGCATGAACAATTAAAGCTACTCAGAGAGACCACGGTACAGAAGTGCCAGGAAAATTC GGAATATATCATGAATGTGCCAGTGGATGAAGCGCAGTTCGTATCTATTCTGCTTAAAATCATGAATGCGAAGAAAACACTGGAAATTGGAGTATTCACTGGCTATTCTCTTCTTGCCACAGCTCTTGCTCTGCCTCATGATGGCAAG ATAACAGCAATTGATGTAAATAGAAAAACATACGAGATTGGATTGCCATTCATTCAAAAGGCAGGaatggagcacaaaattgactTTATCCTTGGTGATGCATTATCAGTTCTCAACGATCTTATTAAT GATAAGCATGAAGACTCATTTGACTATGTATTTGTGGATGCGGATAAAGCAGAATACATAAAATATCACGAGTTGGTGTTAAAATTGGTGAAAAAGGGTGGAATAATTGCATATGACAACACTTTATATTTTGGTACAGTTGCTATGCCTGAGGAAGACGTAAAGTGGGATATTCTGAGGCAGAATAGAAAGCCTTTGATTGAATTCAACAACTTTATAGCAAACGATTCTCGCTTGGAATCAGCAATTGTTTCTATTGGGGATGGCGTAACCCTGTGTAGACGTCTGTGA
- the LOC114412825 gene encoding flavonoid 3',5'-methyltransferase-like isoform X2 — protein sequence MSGDLAYKSILQSSALMKYIFETSAYPKEHEQLKLLRETTVQKCQENSEYIMNVPVDEAQFVSILLKIMNAKKTLEIGVFTGYSLLATALALPHDGKDKHEDSFDYVFVDADKAEYIKYHELVLKLVKKGGIIAYDNTLYFGTVAMPEEDVKWDILRQNRKPLIEFNNFIANDSRLESAIVSIGDGVTLCRRL from the exons TACATCTTTGAAACGAGTGCCTATCCAAAAGAGCATGAACAATTAAAGCTACTCAGAGAGACCACGGTACAGAAGTGCCAGGAAAATTC GGAATATATCATGAATGTGCCAGTGGATGAAGCGCAGTTCGTATCTATTCTGCTTAAAATCATGAATGCGAAGAAAACACTGGAAATTGGAGTATTCACTGGCTATTCTCTTCTTGCCACAGCTCTTGCTCTGCCTCATGATGGCAAG GATAAGCATGAAGACTCATTTGACTATGTATTTGTGGATGCGGATAAAGCAGAATACATAAAATATCACGAGTTGGTGTTAAAATTGGTGAAAAAGGGTGGAATAATTGCATATGACAACACTTTATATTTTGGTACAGTTGCTATGCCTGAGGAAGACGTAAAGTGGGATATTCTGAGGCAGAATAGAAAGCCTTTGATTGAATTCAACAACTTTATAGCAAACGATTCTCGCTTGGAATCAGCAATTGTTTCTATTGGGGATGGCGTAACCCTGTGTAGACGTCTGTGA